A region from the Dendropsophus ebraccatus isolate aDenEbr1 chromosome 1, aDenEbr1.pat, whole genome shotgun sequence genome encodes:
- the LOC138773067 gene encoding proteinase-activated receptor 3-like, whose product MSLRVLYTIGVLFSLLNILKAACPKSGKGRLYRPRNCNSSLLDCDIYEHLESTISTRVVPSLYTVVFLLGLPANGIALWMLIFKVKKMPSTVLLINMAAADLFFMLALPFKITYHFMENNWIFGEAACRIVTAMLYGNMYCSVLFLMAISIDRYIGLVHPFCAKSLHNSKHSTCGSIAIWLVAIATVSGFTLVPQTKEFDVPNKTTCHEVWAICAGYEWYTQYFLGLFIGGFVIPSVVILFCYVLILVTLAKKKESYRRVIGLISLVLVTFIVCFTPSNVLLVLHYLETEWEKHNQLYLWYTLGLSLTSLNSCIDPFIYCYASKDFWALVKDTLCIRGKGYSMSSEGTKRSKLTLSSDKEMVKTGA is encoded by the coding sequence CTGGAAAGGGCAGACTCTACAGACCCCGTAATTGTAACTCTTCACTACTAGACTGTGATATTTACGAGCATCTGGAGTCTACCATCAGTACCCGGGTTGTGCCTTCATTGTATACGGTGGTGTTTCTCTTGGGTCTACCAGCAAATGGAATCGCTTTATGGATGCTCATTTTCAAAGTGAAGAAGATGCCATCTACTGTGCTATTGATAAACATGGCCGCTGCAGACTTGTTCTTCATGTTGGCTTTGCCCTTCAAGATAACGTACCATTTCATGGAAAACAACTGGATTTTTGGTGAAGCTGCCTGTCGCATAGTGACTGCCATGCTTTATGGAAATATGTACTGTTCGGTGTTATTTCTTATGGCCATCAGTATTGATCGCTACATCGGCCTAGTTCATCCATTCTGCGCCAAAAGTCTACATAACTCGAAACACTCCACATGTGGCTCCATTGCCATCTGGCTTGTGGCTATAGCCACTGTATCAGGATTTACTCTTGTGCCACAGACAAAAGAATTTGATGTACCAAACAAAACTACGTGCCATGAAGTCTGGGCAATCTGTGCAGGATATGAGTGGTATACACAGTATTTTCTTGGACTATTTATTGGGGGTTTTGTCATTCCATCGGTGGTCATTTTATTCTGCTATGTGCTGATTTTGGTGACGCTGGCAAAGAAAAAAGAATCTTACAGACGTGTGATCGGACTTATATCGCTGGTGCTGGTCACGTTCATCGTGTGCTTTACACCCAGTAACGTCTTACTTGTTCTTCATTACTTGGAGACAGAATGGGAGAAACATAACCAGCTGTACCTCTGGTATACGCTGGGGCTGTCATTGACGTCCCTGAACAGCTGTATAGACCCATTCATCTACTGTTATGCTTCTAAGGACTTCTGGGCATTGGTGAAAGATACTCTTTGCATTAGGGGGAAAGGATATAGTATGTCATCAGAAGGCACAAAGAGATCTAAGCTCACATTGTCATCAGATAAAGAGATGGTAAAAACTGGGGCCTAA